A single Hypomesus transpacificus isolate Combined female unplaced genomic scaffold, fHypTra1 scaffold_186, whole genome shotgun sequence DNA region contains:
- the LOC124489215 gene encoding extracellular calcium-sensing receptor-like — MSASPPFPTASPPASAPASVCSLQNDFAPGFVAEGDFVIGGIFPLHYNQEMPGINYTYKPAAIRCNGFDPRAFRWAQTLRLAVEQINQNQEFLPNHTLGYKIFDSCAYPLTGQRAALAVLNGPSQAQPSTCSGASLLAVVGESGSAQSIVVSGILEPFRIPMISYFSSCACLGDRRKYPTFFRVIPNDDYQVKAMAQLLVRLGWRWVGVVRGDHAYGRFALQGLLRELSDTEVCVAYQEMIPLLYDRDKALEIMQVMRTSRARVVVVFSAEGEMTPFLRDYMEQNITGIQWVASEAWVTASVFTASEYYPYLGGTIGFGIRQGSIPGLEGYLREVNPQRYPSNPLVTELWEALYGCTPSSSSSSLPLCTGQEVLLEQHSAYMNTSSPRVAYNVYKAVYAIAHSLHNLLSCQPGAGPFLNQSCALSSNIHPWQLQHYLQEVAFSISSQQVNFDLKGDSIPYYDIINWQRGSDGKIEFVNVGLFDGTKDSGKELVIQEEAIAVVSVCSSSCAPGSRKAVRHGEPLCCFDCVPCDSGKISNQTDSIECTVCLEDFWSNDDGTRCIPKTVEFLSHDAMGLSLTVIAVVGACLTIAVLGVFLHNRNTPIVRINNSELSFFILISLTLCFLCALVFVGEPTSWSCMLRHTAFSITFSLCISCILGKTLVVLAAFTSTRPGNNIMRWLGPRQQRVIIFSCTLVQVVMCTAWLTDAPPFPSRNSQYQSSKIILECRVGSSLAFWCVLGYISLLACLCFVLAFLARKLPGNFNEAKFITFSMLIFCAVWVSFIPAYVSSPGKYADAVETFAILASSYGLLFCLFAPKCFIILLRPEQNTKQHLMGKK, encoded by the exons ATGTCTGCCTCTCCCCCGTTCCCCACGGCCTCTCCCCCGGCCTCGGCCCCAGCCTCCGTGTGCTCTCTGCAGAATGACTTTGCACCAGGGTTTGTGGCTGAGGGAGACTTTGTGATTGGAGGGATCTTTCCCCTGCACTACAACCAGGAGATGCCTGGCATTAACTACACCTACAAACCTGCAGCCATCAGGTGTAACGG GTTTGACCCCAGAGCGTTCCGCTGGGCTCAGACCCTGAGGCTGGCCGTGGAGCAGATCAACCAGAACCAGGAGTTTCTGCCCAACCACACGCTGGGGTACAAGATCTTTGACTCGTGTGCCTATCCTCTGACAGGCCAGAGGGCTGCCCTGGCCGTGCTGAACGGCCCCAGCCAGGCCCAGCCCTCTACCTGCTCTGGAGCCTCTCTCCTGGCCGTGGTGGGAGAATCCGGCTCCGCTCAGTCCATCGTGGTGTCTGGAATCCTGGAGCCTTTCAGAATCCCCATG ATCAGCTACTTCTCATCGTGTGCGTGCCTCGGCGACAGGAGGAAGTACCCCACGTTCTTCAGAGTCATCCCCAACGATGACTACCAG GTGAAAGCCATGGCCCAGCTGCTGGTGCgtttggggtggaggtgggtgggggtggtgcgTGGAGACCATGCGTACGGACGCTTTGCCCTGCAGGGCCTTCTGAGGGAGCTGAGCGACACAGAGGTGTGCGTGGCCTACCAGGAGATGATCCCCCTGCTGTATGACAGAGACAAGGCCCTGGAGATCATGCAG GTCATGCGTACCTCCAGagccagggtggtggtggtgttttcGGCTGAGGGGGAGATGACTCCCTTCCTCAGGGACTACATGGAGCAGAATATCACAGGGATCCAGTGGGTGGCCAGCGAGGCCTGGGTCACAGCCTCCGTCTTCACGGCCAGCGAGTACTACCCCTATCTGGGGGGCACCATAGGCTTCGGCATCCGGCAAGGCTCCATCCCCGGCCTGGAGGGCTACCTGCGTGAGGTGAACCCCCAGAgatacccctccaaccccctggTGACAGAGCTGTGGGAGGCTCTCTACGGCtgcaccccctcttcctcctcctcctcgctccccctctgCACAGGACAGGAAGTTCTCCTGGAGCAACACTCTGCCTACATGAACACCTCCAGTCCCAGGGTGGCCTATAACGTGTACAAGGCTGTGTACGCCATCGCCCACTCTCTCCACAACCTCCTCAGCTGCCAGCCTGGTGCAGGGCCCTTCCTCAACCAGTCATGTGCTCTCAGCAGCAACATTCACCCCTGGCAG ctCCAGCACTATCTGCAAGAAGTGGCCTTCTCCATTTCCAGCCAGCAGGTGAACTTTGACCTGAAAGGGGATTCCATTCCGTACTATGACATCATCAACTGGCAGAGGGGCAGCGATGGGAAGATCGAGTTTGTCAACGTCGGCCTGTTCGACGGAACAAAGGATTCTGGGAAGGAGCTGGTGATCCAGGAGGAGGCGATA GCagtggtgtctgtgtgcagcTCCAGCTGTGCTCCAGGATCCAGGAAGGCTGTCCGTCATGGGGAGCCTCTGTGCTGCTTTGACTGTGTACCATGTGACAGCGGCAAGATCAGTAATCAGACAG attcTATAGAGTGCACCGTTTGTCTTGAGGACTTCTGGTCGAACGACGATGGCACCAGGTGCATCCCCAAGACAGTGGAGTTCCTGTCCCATGACGCCATGGGCTTGTCTCTGACGGTGATCGCCGTAGTGGGAGCCTGTCTGACCATAGCTGTCCTGGGGGTCTTCCTCCACAACAGGAACACCCCCATCGTCCGTATCAACAACTCAGAGCTGAGTTTCTTCATCCTGatctccctgactctctgcttcctgtgtgcgCTGGTCTTTGTGGGGGAGCCCACTTCCTGGTCCTGCATGCTCCGTCACACGGCCTTCAGCATCACCTTCTCCCTCTGCATCTCCTGCATCCTGGGGAAGACCCTGGTGGTCCTGGCTGCCTTCACCTCCACCAGGCCCGGGAACAACATCATGAGGTGGCTGGGGCCCAGACAGCAGAGGGTCATCATCTTCAGCTGCACCCTGGTCCAGGTGGTCATGTGTACAGCCTGGCTCACAGatgcccctcccttcccctccaggAACTCCCAGTACCAAAGCTCCAAGATCATTCTAGAATGCAGAGTGGGCTCCAGCCTGGCATTCTGGTGCGTTCTGGGATACATCAGCCTCCTGGCCTGCCTGTGCTTCGTCTTGGCCTTCCTGGCCCGCAAGCTGCCCGGCAACTTCAACGAGGCCAAGTTCATCACCTTCAGCATGCTGATCTTCTGCGCCGTGTGGGTGTCGTTCATCCCGGCGTACGTCAGCTCTCCCGGGAAGTACGCCGACGCAGTGGAGACCTTTGCCATCCTGGCCTCCAGTTACGGCCTGCTCTTCTGCCTGTTCgctcccaagtgtttcatcatCCTCCTGAGGCCTGAGCAGAACACCAAACAGCATCTCATGGGGAAGAAATAA
- the LOC124489222 gene encoding extracellular calcium-sensing receptor: MQAQGDVVIGGLFPVHYLAPEWDHSYGSQPLRAACYGFDYRAFRWLMTMVFAVEEVNRDATLLPGVKLGYRILDSCDDVRTSLLGALTLVSSQGAEGVEEDVEEGVEGPRCLAGAPVPAVIGLASSSPTGALAHTLGPFNIPLVSYFATCTCLTDKRVYPSFLRTVPSDLFQVRGLVQLVTHFGWSWVGTVGTEDDYSRYGIQAFSKQLEEQGGCPAFHLSLPSSPSPAQLGALADALVSSTARVVVVFATEGQLLGLLSELASRNVTGIQWVASEAWVTASVLSSAPFHSLLEGTLGFSFPGVHIPGLMDFLVRVRPSAAPGSEFTNMLWEELFGCKLPFRGEQGLASLRDVRACTGLEDVRDTNTSYTEVSQVRVSYNVYKAVYAIAHALHDMFQCGSPEQGPGSCNLTSTAFTPTQLLHHLKRVNFTNQFGEKVQFDANGEPVPLYDIISWQKDGGGGIRFRKVGSYDGSAPEGQQLLIKESAIVWTGGQNKVPESVCTSPCPPGSRQATQPGKPPCCFDCLPCADGQISNQTGSTECIQCPEYHWSDRDRKSCVAGVDDFLSFSNTMGAILVALTLLGIATTTAITAVFHRHRATPIVRANNSELSFLLLLSLKLCFLCSLVFIGRPSEWACRFRQAAFGISFVLCLSCLLVKTIVVLLAFRATAPGSRALKLFGPVQQRALIFGTTIPQVCLCAGWLALAPPYPFRNPFYLGATGKVVVECKESWPPGFYLVLGYIGLLASLCLLLAFLARKLPDNFNEAKLITFSMLIFCAVWVSFIPAHVSSPGKFTVAVEIFAILASSFGLLLCIFVPKCYIILLRPERNTKKAMTGKPGR; this comes from the exons ATGCAGGCCCAGGGGGATGTGGTGATTGGAGGGCTGTTCCCAGTCCACTACCTGGCCCCAGAGTGGGATCACAGCTACGGGAGTCAGCCGCTGAGAGCTGCCTGCTACGG gttcGACTACCGGGCATTCCGCTGGCTGATGACCATGGTGTTCGCGGTTGAGGAGGTGAACCGTGACGCCACGCTGCTGCCGGGCGTGAAGCTCGGCTACAGGATCCTGGACAGCTGTGACGACGTCCGCACCAGCCTGCTCGGAGCGCTCACTCTGGTTTCCTCACAGGGAgcggagggtgtggaggaggatgtggaagagggtgtggaggggccACGGTGCCTGGCTGGAGCCCCTGTCCCTGCCGTTATTGGCctagcctcctcctctccaactGGAGCCTTGGCTCACACCCTGGGCCCCTTCAACATCCCtctg GTGAGTTACTTTGCCACCTGTACCTGTCTGACGGACAAGCGTGTCTACCCCTCCTTCCTGCGCACCGTGCCCAGCGACCTGTTCCAGGTGCGGGGGCTGGTCCAGCTGGTCACACACTTCGGCTGGAGCTGGGTGGGCACTGTGGGCACCGAG gatgACTACAGCCGTTACGGCATCCAGGCGTTCTCCaagcagctggaggagcagggaggctgCCCCGcgttccacctctccctccccagttcCCCCTCCCCGGCCCAGCTGGGGGCCCTGGCCGACGCCCTGGTGAGCTCCACagccagggtggtggtggtgttcgcCACCGAGGGACAGCTGCTGGGGCTCCTCTCTGAG CTGGCCAGCAGGAACGTGACGGGGATCCAGTGGGTGGCCAGCGAGGCCTGGGTCACGGCCTCCGTCTTGTCCTCCGCTCCCTTCCACTCCCTCCTGGAGGGGACACTGGGCTTCTCCTTCCCCGGGGTCCACATCCCCGGCCTGATGGACTTCCTGGTCCGGGTCCGCCCCTCGGCTGCCCCGGGGTCAGAGTTCACCAACATGCTGTGGGAGGAGCTGTTTGGATGCAAGCTGCCGTTCAGAGGGGAGCAAGGCTTGGCCTCTCTGAGAGACGTGAGGGCGTGCACTGGTCTGGAAGACGTGAGGGATACCAACACCAGTTATACAGAGGTGTCCCAAGTGAGGGTGTCCTATAACGTGTACAAGGCGGTGTACGCCATCGCCCACGCTCTGCACGACATGTTTCAGTGTGGATCCCCAGAGCAAGGCCCAGGAAGCTGTAACCTCACCAGCACAGccttcacacccacacag ctGCTACACCACCTCAAGCGGGTGAATTTCACCAACCAGTTTGGCGAGAAGGTTCAGTTTGATGCTAATGGAGAACCTGTTCCTCTTTATGACATCATCAGCTGGCAGAAGGACGGAGGTGGAGGCATCAG GTTTCGTAAGGTAGGATCATACGATGGCTCCGCCCCCGAGGGACAGCAACTGCTGATAAAGGAGAGTGCCATCGTGTGGACAGGAGGCCAAAACAAG GTGCCTGAGTCTGTGTgcacctctccctgccccccgggCAGCCGACAGGCCACACAACCAGGAAAACCACCCTGCTGCTTCGACTGCCTGCCCTGTGCAGACGGGCAGATCAGCAACCAGACTG GTTCCACAGAGTGCATCCAGTGTCCAGAGTACCACTggtcagacagagacaggaagtcctGTGTAGCCGGAGTGGACGACTTCCTGTCCTTCTCCAACACCATGGGCGCCATCCTCGTCGCCCTCACCCTCCTGGGCATCGCCACGACAACCGCCATCACCGCCGTGTTCCACCGTCACCGGGCCACGCCTATCGTCCGGGCCAACAACTCAGAGCTGAGCTTCCTGCTTCTGCTGTCACTCAAGCTGTGCTTCCTGTGTTCGCTGGTGTTCATTGGCCGGCCCTCGGAGTGGGCGTGTCGGTTCCGTCAGGCTGCGTTTGGGATCAGCTtcgtcctctgtctctcctgcctgctCGTCAAGACCATCGTGGTCCTGCTGGCCTTCCGGGCCACAGCACCTGGGTCCAGGGCGCTGAAGCTGTTTGGTCCcgtccagcagagggcgctcATATTTGGCACCACGATTCCGCAG gtgtgtctctgtgctggctggctggccttgGCTCCACCCTATCCCTTCAGGAACCCCTTCTACCTGGGAGCCACAGGGAAG GTGGTGGTGGAGTGCAAGGAGTCTTGGCCCCCAGGATTCTACCTGGTCCTGGGGTACATCGGCCTGCTGGcgtccctctgcctcctcctggccttccTGGCCAGAAAACTCCCAGACAACTTTAACGAGGCCAAGCTCATCACCTTCAGCATGCTGATCTTCTGCGCCGTGTGGGTGTCGTTCATCCCAGCTCACGTCAGTTCTCCGGGGAAGTTCACGGTTGCCGTGGAGATCTTCGCCATCCTGGCGTCCAGCTTTGGACTCCTCCTGTGTATCTTTGTGCCCAAGTGTTACATCATCCTGCTGAGGCCTGAGAGGAACACCAAGAAGGCCATGACAGGGAAACCAGGGAGATGA
- the LOC124489214 gene encoding extracellular calcium-sensing receptor-like, whose amino-acid sequence MTKAKGIKPLSSQRQVTSNQSGKTEYLLFRVYITGSTTQPSTPPPCSTHGAFQLPGFQAAGDLMIGGIFPLHYRVELPITNYTSVPQKAQCHGFDPRAFRWAQTLRLAVEQINQNQEFLPNHTLGYKIFDSCSTPNTALRAALSSLNGPGEENSPLCSGTGRLLALVGESGSSQSIVVSRTLQPFRIPMISYFSTCSCLSNRKEFPNFFRMVPNDDYQVKALVRLLQHFGWRWIGVVLEDHDYGRFALQGLRREIQGTDVCLAYSEMIPKDYSRERVLQILEVMRTSSARVVVVFSVEGELYPFLQEFEKQKILGLQWVASEAWVSAKVLAESFPFLDGTVGFALREGKVPGLGEFVRKVNPQTPLPPSTAPLPLCTGKEVLLEQQSAYMDFSGPRVSYNVYKAVYAIAHSLHNLLSCQPGAGPFLNQSCALSSNIHPWQLQHYLQEVSFNASGEEVNFDLKGGSIPSYDLMNWQRNPDGNPQFVKVGLFDGTKDSGKELVIQEEAIAVVSVCSSSCAPGSRKAVRHGEPLCCFDCVPCDSAKISNQTDSIECTVCPEDFWSNDDGTRCIPKTVEFLSHDAMGLSLTVIAVVGACLTIAVLGVFLHNRNTPIVRINNSELSFFILISLTLCFLCALVFVGEPTSWSCMLRHTAFSITFSLCISCILGKTLVVLAAFTSTRPGNNIMRWLGPRQQRVIIFSCTLVQVVICTAWLTDAPPFPSRNSQYQSSKIILECSVGSSLAFWCVLGYISLLACLCFVLAFLARKLPGNFNEAKFITFSMLIFCAVWVSFIPAYVSSPGKYADAVETFAILASSYGLLFCLFAPKCFIILLRPEQNTKQHLMGKK is encoded by the exons ATGACGAAAGCCAAGGGTATAAAACCGCTCTCCTCCCAGCGCCAGGTCACTTCCAACCAATCTGGGAAGACAGAATATCTTCTGTTCCGAGTGTACATCACAG GCAGCACCACCCAGCCCTCGACCCCACCACCCTGCTCCACCCACGGGGCGTTCCAGCTGCCGGGCTTCCAGGCTGCTGGAGACTTGATGATCGGGGGGATTTTCCCCCTCCACTACCGGGTGGAGCTGCCCATCACAAACTACACCTCCGTGCCCCAGAAGGCCCAGTGCCATGG GTTTGACCCCAGAGCGTTCCGCTGGGCTCAGACCCTGAGGCTGGCCGTGGAGCAGATCAACCAGAACCAGGAGTTTCTGCCCAACCACACTCTGGGGTACAAGATCTTCGACTCGTGTTCCACGCCCAACACGGCCCTCAGGGCGGCTCTATCTTCGCTGAACGGACCAGGGGAGGAGAACAGCCCCCTGTGTTCTGGTACCGGACGTCTGCTGGCGCTGGTCGGGGAGTCTGGTTCTTCACAGTCCATCGTCGTGTCCAGAACTCTGCAGCCGTTCAGAATCCCCATG ATAAGCTActtctccacctgctcctgcCTCAGCAATAGGAAGGAGTTCCCAAACTTCTTCCGCATGGTTCCCAACGACGACTACCAGGTGAAGGCCCTGGTTCGCCTGCTGCAGCACTTCGGCTGGCGGTGGATCGGGGTGGTCCTGGAGGACCACGACTACGGGCGCTTCGCCCTGCAGGGCCTGCGGAGGGAGATCCAGGGCACTGACGTCTGCCTGGCCTACAGCGAGATGATCCCCAAAGATTACAGCCGTGAGCGGGTGCTGCAGATCCTGGAGGTGATGCGGACCTCCTCGGCACGTGTAGTGGTGGTGTTCTCGGTCGAGGGGGAGTTGTACCCCTTCCTACAGGAGTTTGAGAAGCAGAAGATCCTGGGGCTCCAGTGGGTGGCCAGCGAGGCGTGGGTCAGCGCCAAGGTTCTGGCGGAGTCCTTCCCCTTCCTGGATGGAACGGTGGGCTTTGCGCTCCGCGAGGGGAAGGTCCCAGGGCTTGGGGAGTTTGTGCGGAAGGTGAACCCCCAGAc ccctctgcccccctccactgcccctctgcccctctgcacAGGTAAGGAGGTTCTCCTGGAGCAACAGTCTGCCTACATGGACTTTTCTGGGCCCAGAGTGTCGTATAACGTGTACAAGGCTGTGTATGCCATCGCCCACTCTCTCCACAACCTCCTCAGCTGCCAGCCTGGTGCAGGGCCCTTCCTCAACCAGTCCTGTGCTCTCAGCAGCAACATTCACCCCTGGCAG CTTCAGCACTATCTCCAGGAAGTGTCCTTTAATGCATCTGGAGAGGAGGTGAACTTTGACCTGAAAGGAGGCTCCATCCCCTCCTATGACCTGATGAACTGGCAGAGGAACCCTGATGGAAACCCCCAGTTTGTGAAGGTCGGCCTGTTTGACGGAACAAAGGATTCTGGGAAGGAGCTGGTGATCCAGGAGGAGGCAATA GCagtggtgtctgtgtgcagcTCCAGCTGTGCTCCAGGATCCAGGAAGGCTGTCCGTCATGGGGAGCCACTGTGCTGCTTTGACTGTGTACCATGTGACAGCGCCAAGATCAGTAATCAGACAG ATTCTATAGAGTGCACTGTTTGTCCTGAGGACTTCTGGTCGAACGACGATGGCACCAGGTGCATCCCCAAGACAGTGGAGTTCCTGTCCCATGACGCCATGGGCTTGTCTCTGACGGTGATCGCCGTAGTGGGAGCCTGTCTGACCATAGCTGTCCTGGGGGTCTTCCTCCACAACAGGAACACCCCCATCGTCCGTATCAACAACTCAGAGCTGAGTTTCTTCATCCTGatctccctgactctctgcttcctgtgtgcgCTGGTCTTTGTGGGGGAGCCCACTTCCTGGTCCTGCATGCTGCGTCACACGGCCTTCAGCATCACCTTCTCCCTCTGCATCTCCTGCATCCTGGGCAAGACCCTGGTGGTCCTGGCTGCCTTCACCTCCACCAGGCCCGGGAACAACATCATGAGGTGGCTGGGGCCCAGGCAGCAGAGGGTCATCATCTTCAGCTGCACCCTGGTCCAGGTGGTCATCTGTACAGCCTGGCTCACAGacgcccctcccttcccctccaggAACTCCCAGTACCAAAGCTCCAAGATCATTCTAGAATGCAGCGTGGGCTCCAGCCTGGCGTTCTGGTGCGTTCTGGGATACATCAGCCTCCTGGCCTGCCTGTGCTTCGTCTTGGCCTTCCTGGCCCGCAAGCTGCCCGGCAACTTCAACGAGGCCAAGTTCATCACCTTCAGCATGCTGATCTTCTGCGCCGTGTGGGTGTCGTTCATTCCGGCGTACGTCAGCTCTCCCGGGAAGTACGCCGACGCAGTGGAGACCTTTGCCATCCTGGCCTCCAGTTACGGCCTGCTCTTCTGCCTGTTCgctcccaagtgtttcatcatCCTCCTGAGGCCTGAGCAGAACACCAAACAGCATCTCATGGGGAAGAAATAA
- the LOC124489224 gene encoding extracellular calcium-sensing receptor-like produces the protein MYSKDESYTVQPQSLECTGSLDSRELRFSRAMVFAIEEINNSTVLLPGVTLGYRIHDSCASVPMAVKVAFQFANGLDPVFKTNENCSRTSTVTAIVGESGSTPSMSMSRITGLFKIPQVSHFATCACLSDKKQYPAFFRTIPSDQFQAAALARLVKFYGWTWIGAIRSDSDYGNSGMGAFLRAAKEEGICVEYSVAFYRTQPISKLRQVANVIRSSTARVVVAFLASGDMRILLEELERERPPPLQWIGSESWVTDPDMLRFSVCAGAVGFAIPRSVIPGLRDFLLDLSPAKVAAVPLLTEFWETAFNCHLREGVSGVGEKECDGSEDIAQLQSPYTDTSQLRVTNMVYKAVYAIAHAIHRLICEDRANGTARCDKHSSVQPEQVLESLKSINFSQNGYPVVFDTNGDPVAVYELVNWQMGEKDHIEFVTVGHYDASVPAGQEFSMTKDILWADGGTEVPVSVCSERCPPGTRKAVQKGKPLCCYDCLPCAEGEISNHTDSSNCWSCSSEFWPGPGRDVCLPKPVEFLSFHEVLGVILATCSVGGACLAIVMATVFYRNRATPIVRANNSELSFLLLFSLTLCFLCSLTFIGRPSEWSCMLRHTAFGITFVLCISCVLGKTIVVLMAFRATLPGSDAMKWFGPPQQRLAVVSFTFIQALICTLWLALKPPFPIKNLTTFKEKIILECALGSAVGFWAVLGYIGLLALLCFVLAILARKLPDNFNEAKFITFSMLIFCAVWITFIPAYVSSPGKFTVAVEIFAILASSFGLILCIFAPKCFIIIFQPEKNTKKHLMGKVPSKAL, from the exons ATGTACAGCAAGGACGAAAGCTACACTGTTCAGCCCCAGTCCTTGGAGTGCACAGGGAG tcTGGATTCTCGCGAACTGCGCTTCTCACGTGCCATGGTTTTTGCCATCGAGGAGATCAATAACAGTACGGTGCTGCTACCAGGGGTGACGCTCGGTTACCGCATCCACGACTCCTGCGCCTCGGTCCCCATGGCTGTCAAGGTGGCGTTCCAGTTTGCAAACGGTTTGGACCCGGTGTTTAAGACTAACGAAAACTGCTCGCGCACAAGCACGGTAACAGCTATAGTCGGCGAATCTGGCTCAACTCCATCCATGAGCATGTCGCGCATCACCGGGCTCTTTAAAATCCCACAG GTAAGCCACTTTGCAACATGCGCCTGTCTGAGCGATAAGAAGCAGTATCCCGCGTTCTTCAGAACCATCCCGAGTGACCAGTTCCAGGCTGCCGCTCTAGCCCGCCTCGTAAAGTTTTACGGTTGGACATGGATCGGGGCGATCCGGTCAGACTCGGACTACGGTAATAGCGGCATGGGGGCTTTCCTCCGGGCTGCCAAAGAAGAGGGCATCTGCGTTGAATATTCGGTGGCTTTTTACCGAACCCAGCCTATCAGCAAGCTGCGACAAGTGGCCAATGTTATCCGCAG TTCCACCGCCCGGGTTGTCGTGGCCTTCCTAGCTTCGGGAGACATGCGCATtctgctggaggagctggagcgcGAGCGCCCGCCTCCGCTCCAGTGGATAGGCAGCGAGTCGTGGGTCACAGACCCGGACATGCTGCGCTTCAGCGTGTGCGCCGGCGCCGTTGGCTTTGCCATCCCGCGCTCTGTCATCCCTGGCCTGAGAGACTTCCTGCTGGATCTCTCTCCCGCCAAAGTGGCGGCCGTGCCGCTGCTCACCGAGTTCTGGGAGACTGCCTTCAACTGCCACCTGCGGGAGGGCG tGTCGGGAGTGGGCGAGAAGGAGTGTGACGGTTCAGAGGACATAGCGCAGCTCCAGAGCCCGTACACAGATACGTCTCAGCTGCGCGTCACTAACATGGTGTACAAGGCGGTGTACGCTATCGCCCACGCCATCCACCGCCTCATCTGTGAGGACCGCGCTAACGGCACCGCTCGATGTGACAAACATAGCTCTGTCCAGCCAGAGCAG GTCCTAGAGAGTCTGAAGTCTATTAACTTCTCTCAGAATGGATATCCGGTAGTCTTTGATACCAACGGCGATCCTGTGGCCGTGTATGAGCTGGTGAACTGGCAGATGGGTGAGAAGGATCACATAGAGTTTGTGACGGTGGGTCACTATGATGCCTCTGTACCTGCGGGCCAGGAGTTCAGCATGACCAAGGACATCCTCTGGGCTGACGGGGGCACAGAG gtccctgtgtctgtgtgcagtgaGAGGTGTCCCCCAGGAACTCGTAAGGCCGTGCAGAAAGGAAAGCCTCTCTGCTGCTACGACTGTCTCCCATGTGCAGAGGGAGAGATCAGCAACCACACAG ACTCTTCCAACTGTTGGTCGTGTTCCAGCGAGTTCTGGCCCGGTCCTGGGAGAGATGTTTGTCTTCCCAAACCTGTGGAGTTTCTCTCCTTCCACGAGGTCCTGGGAGTCATCCTGGCCACCTGCTCGGTGGGAGGGGCCTGCCTTGCCATTGTCATGGCTACTGTGTTTTACCGTAACCGAGCAACGCCCATCGTCAGGGCCAACAACTCAGAGCTCagcttcctgctcctcttctccctgactctgtgtttcctgtgttctcTCACCTTCATCGGCCGGCCCTCTGAGTGGTCCTGTATGCTGCGCCACACGGCATTTGGGATCACCTTTGTCCTCTGCATCTCTTGTGTTCTGGGGAAGACTATAGTGGTGCTGATGGCCTTCAGGGCTACACTTCCAGGAAGTGATGCCATGAAATGGTTTGGGCCTCCACAGCAGAGGCTGGCTGTTGTGTCTTTTACGTTTATCCAAGCACTGATATGTACTCTCTGGTTAGCTCTTAAACCCCCCTTCCCTATAAAAAATCTAACCACTTTTAAAGAGAAGATCATTCTAGAATGTGCTTTAGGTTCTGCTGTGGGCTTCTGGGCTGTGCTGGGGTATATAGGACTCCTGGCTCTCTTGTGCTTTGTCCTGGCTATTTTGGCTCGAAAGCTGCCAGATAACTTCAATGAAGCAAAGTTCATCACTTTCAGCATGTTGATATtctgtgctgtctggatcacCTTTATCCCAGCTTATGTCAGCTCTCCTGGGAAGTTCACGGTAGCTGTGGAGATCTTTGCCATCCTGGCCTCCAGTTTTGGTTTGATACTTTGCATATTTGCTCCTAAGTgcttcatcatcatcttccAACCAGAGAAAAACACCAAAAAACACCTCATGGGAAAGGTCCCCTCTAAAGCTCTCTGA